From Lasioglossum baleicum chromosome 16, iyLasBale1, whole genome shotgun sequence:
GCCATGTCTGGGTACAAGTCAACCAATTTATGTGCCAAATAAAATAAAGCTAAAAAGTGAAAGAAAAAGAACACGTTGATTATGAATCTTCAACTTTCAATGCAGCATACAATTTACCGTTCGTCTTCTTTAATTCTACTAAACAGGCTATGTGAACTGGTAGGCACGAATTGTGGTACGGATCCTTTTTTAATATCCTGCAACGTATACAGTAAATTATATAAACCTCGTTTACAATGCAAGTTTTGGATAGGAATTAATTTATACCTTTCCGTGAGCGAGAAACATTTGTGGTAATCACAATTATAGTACAATCTCTCTGCCTCCGATACTTCCATATCCAAGTTACCTAGTAATCTGTCGCTAACCAGAACTCCCATTATGCTGCAAGTCGCTAAGGTCTGTTTCTTATTCGGTTCCtggtattttttcaatttactcTCGTACAGCAAACGTAGAAGCTCTGTTTCGGATTCTGTACATTGTTCCGCGAATGGAAGAGACTCCAACAGGTCCTTTTCTAAAGTAATATATATTATGAGTAGACTCCAACAGGTCCTTttccattttccatttttatgcatttataacaaaaatgagcgagtgcaatttaaaacagtgaacttTAAAAGACTtcaagagtattaatatattgttACCACCACATCCAAATTATcaataaacaatataaatttatatttagctcctgtgtcttacaatcgatgcacaaactttttattttgcataaacatccggagtctaattatGAGAATGTACTTCTGCAACAACTTCCCCAGAATCCAATTATTTCTGTACCTTCGGAAGCAGAAAGCATCTGATTTTGAACCAGAGCTTCGAATGCTTGATATGAATAAACATCGCAATGTAAAGCCTGTTTGTAGCAGTCGGTTGCCACCGCTCTATTATCCATAGCTTCGTATACACGCCCTTTCACATACAATATTGAACTTTGTACCTGTTAGAAAATGCATACGCATTATTCAGAAGAACGATTGCAGATCTGATTTTGAATGAACtataaaaagttatttataCTTAATCACATTTTTTGGAGCATCCTCCAGAATGTGCGTGCGATCAGGGAAATTCATAACCGACTGTGCTATGTTCGTACAGATTTCTGATTCGTTAATGACTTGCAGCGCCTCGTTGTATTCTTTTGCTTCGAGAAGACTTCTTACCGTCAAGTAGTGACACATCACGTCTGTCTGCAAACAGGCACAACTATAATGCGTAACAATGAATGATCCGATCGAAAAAGATGTTATAATCGTACCTTCTCGAGTCCATGACTTCTGATAACATGAGCAGCCCTGTGGTATTGTTTCATTAGAAACATGCAGTGGGCTAAGGTGCATATGTCCTTAGAGTTCTCGTTACTCAACGAAACAACTTTGTCTGCCCAAAACAATGCAGCACTGTACAAATGCTGTAAACGAAACAACCGAATATAGTCGGATTCGAAACAATTTAGATAGAATAGATCACTGAAACCTTACCAGCTCGATATACGATTTAATCAACTTCCTATAACTGTCCAAGTCAATGTTCTTGCTGCCCATCATGTTATGCATCTTTTCGGAATCCGTGTCAATATTTTGACGCGCCATGTTTCATTTAAATTCGGAAGGTTAAGTCTGGTTAAGTCTCTTCCCCCACCTGAGATCGTTGCTATTATCCTGTTCTATTTATCTGTATTTATCCCGAGATGTCCACTGCGTCAACTTTCATTCCAGTAACCGGATTTATTTAGCAACGATTTATAGAAATATTACCGGAAGTAACGTTCGCAATAACAATCAATAACAAGTATTTATGAGTTCACTGTAGatgtattgtacaatatttacCTACTGTAACCAGCTGTAACGAATAACGAAAGAGTAGGGAtacaagatacaacaactaaatACAACAAGAGGCGACACTGGGCGAGACTTACAAAGAAAAATACTTTTTCAAGAGAAACAACATATATATACAACCAAAGGTCCGTTCGGTTAGGATCGGTACACTTCGGCAATGCTTGTTGAATGctcgtatatatattttataatatatttgaattattgtatatatgaataaataatgcatttataattgaaataaatagacTTGTAATTACATTAGATATTGCCGCGAACTAAGAATATTAAATCCagttgatttttaaatttccCGCGTGTCTACACTTCGTCCGCGATACAACAGAAAAAATGATAGAAATAGCCTGTTGAGCCATCTACGGTAGAACGCCTAAGCGATTTCTTGACAATAATTTACCCCATTGTGTTCCTAAATGATTTTTGGTTCTATATAATTTAGCAACGCTTTTGCATTAACTAAACATgaagatatatattttataccatTCATTCACACGGCACACGAATGCTCCATTTCGATTGGTAACTAATGTAATACGGTGAACAATTATTGTGAGGGTGGGTTACATCTCATTCGAAGGTGTTGTAACCGTGACGCAGAAAAACACAGGAAAACAACAATGGCGTATTCGGTGAACATCTCTGTGGAGGCACCGATCGAGAATCAGATCCAAGAAATCACTTACGATGGTCAGGAAATTTATCAAGCGTACGTACTTTGTTTCGTTACCTTTCTCGCTTATGGAATCGATCAATGAATCGTCGATCGAATGAATTTTCAAAGGATTCGTCCTACTTGTTTCGTCTAACCTAATGTCAATACAACATATTTACAGTATatttagatattttattttacaattattgaaataataaaaatgatttcctaagaaatgattgtatagatatctttagtagaacacatattacaataggagctgcacaaagtctaaacaaaatcaatattatcattttttataagggaacacgtACTAGTTACTTTTAAAGCTTGGTAAGTTTCGTGTTAATAGAACAAATCCTTGATTTCCAGACCCCTCACGTTGTCGGAGAATCTGGCAAAGATCGCACAGAAAATCGACTTTAGTAAAACTAATGGCGAGGAGAGTAAAAAAGATTCTGAAAGCAGTGACAAGGGAGAGGAAGATCCAAAGGATTCTGCACCCTTCCAGTCTTCTTTATGGCCATGGGACAGCGTTAGAAATAAATTGAGGTAGTATATTATACCCTGTTTCACATGGTatctattaggttggagggaaagttccgtcgtattttaaataagcttgtaattttgcttgtaaatcaaaaacacaCGTTGCTAGCCAGTCATTGAGAAAAAAGAATCAATAGGTTctctgaaagatggcaacaagttgttacaaataatggaaattatatcattgaataatattcaacatatatttttataaattgattcaaatgtctAAAGGTCCAACAAATTTTGTTTCCAGAAATGCATTAACGGAAGTATGCGTGCTAGCAGACGTTCTTGCAATAGCTAAAGAGAAGCATTACATGGTTCTAGATCCAGTCCCCCAAGAACCAGCCGAAGTGAAACCCATGATACAAGTATATGCTAGAAAGAAAGCATTGGCTGGAGCTGCTTCTGTGATTATGATGGGTGCAGATAGATTAAAGAATTGTCAGAATGAATTAGCTAGAAATAGATCGACGCCCGACTTCCATATCGAATTGCTCAGATTAAGGCAAAATTGGCGTTTGAAAAAAGTCTCGAACTCGATCATCGGCGATCTTAGTTACAGAACAGGTTTTGAGTCAGATTTACTTTGTTATCCAGTAATATCTTACTTTGTTGTCTCGGTGTGTTATATTAATTCGACATTCATTTCAAGCTGGTTCCAAGTTCCCTCAAACGGGTATGTTCGAAGTAACGAAAGCGGAAGAGGAGGAAAAGAGTAGTACTAGTCCCCCAGCTTCTCCCAGTGCTGGTAACAAtacgaccgggcaagcacatcATCCTTCCAATCCGAAAGCGTCCGCGTTGCGTGTTACTATTCCTAGTGAATTGCAAGGTGTCGCCTATATAGAAGTATTATGTCAAAAAGGTAAATGTATAAAAAGGGACTCGGTTTAAAATTCCTACTAACTCTCACATCCTTCCGTATATCCTCGTACCCACGCATACACTTTGCCACGCTCAATATTTCCTATATGTACATCCCCCTTTCAAGTTCTCTACATTCTCTTACCATATGTTCTAGATTTCCAAAGGTATTTCCGCATACACCACATTTCCGACTTTCTCCCAATATCTATTCTATATTCCTAGTGACCCTCCTCTTGCTTGCGCTAGTAGTCGTTGGCTCCCATCTTTCTAACGCTCTTAAGTACCTACATCTGGTAAATGTAAGTCAGGTGTAATCTAATTTTTGCTTTCCAGATCAAGAAGATCTCTGTAGCGCGAATATTAGTTTACTTAACAATAGTGCTCACAGTTCGAACGCAGATATGCATTGGCAACAGAAACTAGAGGCTGCTCAAAACGTCCTCTTCTGCAAAGAACTGTTCAGTCAGTTAGCGAGAGAGGCGGTGCATTTGCGTGCACCTATACCACATATGGTCGTTGGAAATCAAATAATGGCAACGGTAATCAGTCAATATTATTGTATCATCGTGCCCGAGTTTCGTAGATGTCGCataaattatatagtcaccattcttttctaattgtagaaaagctgtattctttaaaacgtaaccattgaattttatttttaaaccggGCACGAACttctgcaatcatctaatacttcTATTTTGAAATAGTACGAAGGAAAAATGTCAATTCTAGGTACTTCCTGGAATCCAACTGATCATAGGACTCTGTCATAGTACCGGAAACGACAAGAAGCCCACTGCTCCCCCACCTCACAAAAGCGATCACGATCACGTGCTGGAACATTCGTTGCATCAGCTGCTTCGCGAGGTGCATCACAAGAACACTCACCATCCGTTTCCGCATCCTTCCTCGGGCCCTCTCGGGCCCAGCAAACGAAGATGCCTGGCTGGCCCAACGGCAGCCGATCGATACGAACTCCTAGAAATGACGAAAAGCCAAACTCTGCTGGAACAAATCATTCAACAAGCTCAACACTTTTTCATGCGATTACGTACAGAGTACGTTTTAGACACGATAGCAAAGGAAGTGAAAGATCCTCTGATCGTGTCTCACTGGAACGCATTGAATTCTCCCACGCAGTCCTGCGTGAAGATTAACATTCTAACGCATGGATACGATAGCGTATGTAGAACATCGCTGGTTGTCCACGTTGGAGAAAAGTCGTTGAAATGTGTTTGCAGAGATGGCAGAGTAATGCACATGAGCTACGAACCTCAAGAACTGAGGGATCTTATTTTCTGTCAGGTATAGACTGCTTTTCGGCATAGTCTTCACGCTGATTTCGGAAAACCATGCTATAATTGTAACTTTACAGATCTATCAGCACCAAATAACCGCGGTACAAGCACTAGCTAAATGTATGGGTTGGCAATTTTTAGCCAACAGTTCGCATCTTGGCTTAGGAGCCGTGGAACCTTTAGGAAATGCTAGCAGTTGTATTTTAGCATCACCGATAGGCGACAGGTATATACATTTCACTCGTGAAATCAATTTCGTTGCTTGTCGCGCCCTCTGCGAAAAAGAGCGGCCACTGCGAAAACTATATCAACATATTTCATACTTGGTGAACGTGTTTTCAGGATGATCGCCGTCAGGTGCGAACCACAGACAGGAGTACAAGTAGCAATAGCTCATTCCCCCAGAAAGGACTTTTTCCCTGGGCAATTAGTTAGAGAAAGAAAGTGGGAAAATCTCGGCGGCTCGTTCAAAGAGGTACGATGGGACAAAATGGAAGGgaagaactttttaaataaaatggaaCTGCTGATGGCTTCGTTGACGAGCTCGTAAATTTAATCGACGACTGATTAGGCGAGGAAACCACTTGCTCCACAGGGTGAAAGGACATGCACGTACTTTTAGATTTTTATCACGAATCCGATACGCAAAATACATTTCTTAATTGTACAATCTGAACGATGAATTTGTTTAAGTGAGATCTTTCCTGTCTGTGATTTATATCATTCTCCATCTTCGTAGATCTTTATTGGTCCAAGTATTCTTTTTTCTCCAATCTTTttccttattattattttttttttaataaaacaatattgaaaatgtttatatttcgacgtattattttcttttagtCTTCTGTCCTTGATATTTAATTTCACCCTGGATTATTTCTTTCACGCAACAAGGATCGCCAGTAACTGTGCACTCTAGTT
This genomic window contains:
- the Med17 gene encoding mediator complex subunit 17, which produces MAYSVNISVEAPIENQIQEITYDGQEIYQAPLTLSENLAKIAQKIDFSKTNGEESKKDSESSDKGEEDPKDSAPFQSSLWPWDSVRNKLRNALTEVCVLADVLAIAKEKHYMVLDPVPQEPAEVKPMIQVYARKKALAGAASVIMMGADRLKNCQNELARNRSTPDFHIELLRLRQNWRLKKVSNSIIGDLSYRTAGSKFPQTGMFEVTKAEEEEKSSTSPPASPSAGNNTTGQAHHPSNPKASALRVTIPSELQGVAYIEVLCQKDQEDLCSANISLLNNSAHSSNADMHWQQKLEAAQNVLFCKELFSQLAREAVHLRAPIPHMVVGNQIMATVLPGIQLIIGLCHSTGNDKKPTAPPPHKSDHDHVLEHSLHQLLREVHHKNTHHPFPHPSSGPLGPSKRRCLAGPTAADRYELLEMTKSQTLLEQIIQQAQHFFMRLRTEYVLDTIAKEVKDPLIVSHWNALNSPTQSCVKINILTHGYDSVCRTSLVVHVGEKSLKCVCRDGRVMHMSYEPQELRDLIFCQIYQHQITAVQALAKCMGWQFLANSSHLGLGAVEPLGNASSCILASPIGDRMIAVRCEPQTGVQVAIAHSPRKDFFPGQLVRERKWENLGGSFKEVRWDKMEGKNFLNKMELLMASLTSS